The proteins below come from a single Papaver somniferum cultivar HN1 chromosome 11, ASM357369v1, whole genome shotgun sequence genomic window:
- the LOC113323813 gene encoding protein KOKOPELLI-like: MDSENKIAETMRSIENILRLFYEDQNSRNSPTLDEDKLGFKRVINNIAEHAVQSQLKTFEEKYFKSPPKMCPNCGKMKKAGRKMVIAVDAARRFAYFGKHPQQPSSVRLVSDSVKDDHSGNQQKSAATVPRYQSGQETVYALERQSKWEDIPYAQEQRLSPRITKKNETRQRISSPKKKKVSPSRQRYSNSSYDVILAPTLMRFEPDIVESYSDSSSCSESRSRSRSTSPARSATSSTGSNSPSRYQRTSSWESTYSTYSASSSGSAAPNTSYNEYSSGNGREPHPRGRTLDHRRRSPDYSCSSSRSTSHSRSPDEVYSHRRNRGSNVHPSNHSTDKVGWFRRIRNKLGDHHHHPSRHNTGVKSSKEDETVHTHHRSVANPVSNGKLHCQSDDQMVRKNNRRQVKNEPKQHGHVRKFFGGVVGHFLGSNKSKPSTAGKRRLERTVTGKGNVVRKKLHWWQKIHRRGSSNVGKSRAKLGMKTKYPKSKGYKHNTKMKKLLFKFQPGCL; encoded by the exons ATGGATTCCGAAAATAAGATTGCAGAAACCATGCGCTCCATTGAAAATATATTGCGACTCTTCTATGAAGACCAAAACTCAAGAAATTCTCCAACA TTAGATGAGGATAAACTTGGGTTTAAAAGGGTGATAAACAATATCGCCGAGCATGCTGTTCAGTCCCAACTAAAG ACGTTTGAGGAGAAATATTTTAAATCTCCTCCTAAAATGTGTCCGAATTGTGGCAAAATGAAGAAAGCTGGAAGGAAGATGGTTATTGCAGTAGATGCAGCACGAAGGTTTGCGTATTTTGGAAAGCATCCTCAACAACCTTCGTCAGTTCGATTGGTTTCTGACTCTGTCAAGGATGACCATTCCGGCAATCAACAGAAGAGTGCAGCCACTGTTCCAAGATATCAATCTGGTCAGGAAACAGTGTATGCACTTGAAAGACAATCAAAGTGGGAGGATATTCCATATGCACAGGAGCAAAGATTGAGTCCAAGAATTACGAAGAAAAATGAGACTCGGCAGAGAATATCTtccccaaagaagaagaaagttagTCCATCTCGACAGAGATACAGTAATTCTTCATACGATGTCATACTGGCTCCAACATTGATGCGATTCGAGCCAGATATAGTAGAATCATATTCAGATTCCTCGAGTTGCTCTGAAAGTAGAAGCCGATCAAGGTCTACTTCACCTGCGAGGTCTGCAACTTCCTCAACTGGTTCGAATTCTCCTAGTAGATATCAAAGAACATCGTCGTGGGAGTCAACATATTCGACATATTCTGCTTCGTCATCTGGTTCCGCTGCTCCAAATACAAGCTACAACGAGTATTCTAGTGGCAACGGGAGGGAACCACATCCACGAGGCAGAACACTGGATCACCGTCGCCGTTCGCCAGATTATTCATGTAGTTCCAGTAGGTCCACTTCACATAGTAGATCACCAGATGAGGTCTACTCACATAGGAGGAATCGTGGTTCCAACGTTCATCCATCGAATCATTCCACTGACAAGGTGGGATGGTTTAGACGAATAAGGAACAAGCTTGgtgaccaccaccatcaccccagCCGTCATAATACTGGTGTTAAATCATCCAAGGAGGATGAAACTGTCCACACTCATCATCGTTCCGTTGCAAATCCTGTAAGTAACGGTAAACTCCACTGCCAAAGCGATGACCAGATGGTGAGAAAGAACAACAGAAGACAGGTCAAGAACGAGCCCAAACAACATGGACATGTCAGAAAGTTCTTTGGAGGTGTAGTTGGTCACTTCCTGGGCTCGAATAAATCTAAGCCGTCAACAGCTGGTAAAAGACGGTTAGAAAGAACAGTAACAGGTAAGGGAAATGTTGTTCGCAAGAAACTGCATTGGTGGCAGAAAATTCATAGACGAGGGTCATCTAATGTTGGAAAATCACGCGCCAAACTTGGAATGAAGACCAAGTATCCCAAGTCCAAGGGATATAAACATAACACTAAGATGAAGAAACTTCT GTTTAAGTTTCAGCCTGGGTGTCTTTAG